A genomic window from Cytobacillus suaedae includes:
- a CDS encoding VanZ family protein: MTNQRLVRAIFYGYLLVLLYWMFLGFSRVTSEEYMYNLIPFDTVKKYILYYDHFPFTTWLINLAGNVGVFIPFGLLLPASYTILKKFVPFFAVFVVGITCIEFLQMVSKRGSFDVDDIILNTVGALIGFCIYRIKRA, translated from the coding sequence TTGACCAATCAAAGACTAGTTAGGGCAATTTTTTATGGCTATTTATTGGTATTACTATACTGGATGTTTTTAGGTTTCTCTCGTGTAACTAGCGAAGAGTATATGTATAATCTCATACCTTTTGATACAGTTAAAAAGTATATTTTGTATTATGATCACTTTCCTTTTACAACTTGGCTTATAAATTTAGCTGGTAATGTTGGGGTATTTATCCCTTTCGGACTATTACTACCAGCAAGTTACACCATCCTCAAAAAGTTTGTTCCATTTTTTGCAGTCTTTGTTGTTGGAATAACTTGCATCGAATTTCTACAAATGGTGAGCAAACGAGGAAGCTTTGATGTTGATGATATCATTCTAAATACCGTTGGAGCATTAATAGGATTTTGTATATACCGCATAAAAAGGGCCTGA
- a CDS encoding thymidine kinase: protein MYIMNQSGWLELICGSMFSGKSEELIRRVRRAQFAKQEVQVFKPAIDNRYSEESVVSHNGTAVIAKPVESSTHILKAVSADTDVVAIDEIQFFDNGIFEVVQMLANQGHRVIVAGLDQDFRGEPFGQVPQLMAIAESVTKLQAVCTVCGSPASRTQRLIDGSPASYNDPIILVGASESYEPRCRHHHEVPGKPANQTISQLSY, encoded by the coding sequence ATGTATATCATGAACCAAAGTGGCTGGCTCGAACTAATTTGTGGAAGTATGTTCTCAGGGAAATCTGAGGAGTTAATCCGCCGGGTACGTCGTGCACAATTTGCAAAACAAGAAGTACAGGTGTTTAAACCTGCAATTGATAATCGCTACAGCGAAGAATCGGTTGTTTCCCATAATGGAACTGCCGTCATCGCGAAACCAGTTGAATCATCCACTCATATCCTTAAAGCAGTTTCAGCAGACACGGATGTTGTGGCAATAGATGAGATTCAATTCTTCGATAATGGAATTTTTGAAGTTGTACAAATGCTAGCGAATCAAGGACATCGTGTAATTGTAGCTGGCCTAGATCAAGATTTCCGTGGCGAGCCCTTTGGACAAGTTCCACAACTTATGGCTATAGCTGAATCAGTAACTAAGCTTCAAGCAGTTTGTACGGTTTGTGGATCACCAGCTAGTCGTACACAAAGACTTATTGATGGCAGTCCAGCATCATACAATGATCCAATTATCCTTGTTGGAGCATCCGAATCGTATGAACCAAGATGCCGCCACCATCATGAAGTTCCAGGAAAGCCTGCAAACCAAACCATCTCACAACTTTCCTATTAA
- the rpmE gene encoding 50S ribosomal protein L31 produces MKTGIHPNYKKVMVKCACGNEFETGSVLNEVKVEVCSECHPFYTGRQKFADAGGRVDKFNKKYGMK; encoded by the coding sequence ATGAAAACAGGAATTCATCCAAACTACAAAAAAGTTATGGTGAAATGTGCTTGTGGAAACGAATTTGAAACTGGTTCAGTATTGAACGAAGTTAAAGTTGAGGTTTGTTCTGAATGTCACCCATTCTATACAGGACGTCAGAAATTCGCGGATGCAGGTGGACGTGTAGATAAATTCAACAAAAAATACGGTATGAAATAA
- the rho gene encoding transcription termination factor Rho produces MSITISSLENMKLKELYELAKEYKVSYYSKLSKKELIFAILKARAEQDGLLFMEGVLEIIPSEGFGFLRPINYSPSSEDIYISASQIRRFDLRNGDKVSGKVRPPKENERYYGLLHVEAVNGDDPESAKERVHFPGLTPLYPDRQIILETAPNHLSTRIMDLIAPVGFGQRGLIVAPPKAGKTMLLKEIANSITTNNPEAELIVLLIDERPEEVTDIERSVAGDVVSSTFDEVPENHIKVAELVLERAMRLVEHKKDVIILMDSITRLARAYNLVIPPSGRTLSGGIDPAAFHRPKRFFGAARNIEEGGSLTILATALVDTGSRMDDVIYEEFKGTGNLELHLDRALSERRIFPAIDIRRSGTRKEELLIPKDHLDKLWAIRKTMSDSPDFAEKLIRKLKQTKTNAEFFELLTIEKKSAPTTPKRT; encoded by the coding sequence ATGAGTATTACAATATCAAGTTTAGAAAATATGAAGCTAAAGGAACTTTATGAGTTAGCTAAAGAATACAAAGTTTCATACTACAGTAAATTATCAAAAAAAGAATTAATTTTTGCCATCTTAAAAGCAAGAGCAGAACAAGATGGTCTTCTGTTTATGGAAGGTGTATTAGAAATAATTCCGTCAGAAGGCTTCGGATTCTTAAGACCAATCAACTATTCTCCGAGCTCTGAAGATATTTATATCTCTGCCTCACAAATACGTCGATTTGATCTACGAAATGGAGACAAGGTGTCCGGTAAGGTACGCCCACCTAAAGAAAATGAAAGATATTATGGATTGCTCCATGTAGAAGCTGTTAATGGTGATGACCCAGAATCTGCAAAAGAACGTGTGCATTTCCCGGGTTTAACCCCGTTATATCCTGATAGACAAATCATTTTGGAAACCGCTCCAAATCATTTATCAACAAGAATTATGGATTTAATTGCACCTGTTGGCTTCGGTCAACGTGGATTAATTGTTGCTCCTCCTAAAGCAGGGAAAACGATGCTGTTAAAGGAAATCGCAAACAGCATTACAACAAATAATCCAGAGGCGGAATTAATCGTTCTATTAATTGATGAGCGTCCAGAGGAAGTAACGGATATTGAACGTTCCGTTGCGGGAGATGTGGTAAGTTCAACCTTTGATGAGGTTCCTGAAAACCATATTAAAGTAGCAGAACTTGTATTAGAAAGAGCGATGCGTTTAGTTGAGCATAAAAAAGATGTTATTATTTTGATGGACAGTATTACACGTCTTGCTCGTGCATATAACCTTGTCATTCCACCAAGTGGACGAACACTTTCTGGAGGGATTGACCCAGCGGCTTTCCATCGTCCAAAACGCTTTTTCGGTGCTGCTCGTAACATCGAAGAGGGTGGAAGCTTAACGATTTTAGCAACAGCCCTTGTAGACACTGGTTCTAGAATGGATGATGTGATTTATGAGGAATTCAAAGGAACAGGTAACCTTGAGTTACACTTAGACCGTGCACTTTCAGAAAGACGTATTTTCCCTGCAATTGATATTCGTCGCTCTGGTACAAGAAAAGAAGAATTACTTATTCCTAAAGATCATTTAGACAAGCTTTGGGCAATTCGTAAGACAATGTCTGATTCACCAGATTTTGCAGAAAAATTAATTCGTAAGTTAAAACAAACGAAAACAAATGCTGAATTCTTTGAGTTATTAACCATTGAGAAAAAATCAGCACCGACAACACCAAAAAGAACATAA
- the glpX gene encoding class II fructose-bisphosphatase, whose amino-acid sequence MERSLSMELVRVTEGAALASARWMGRGLKDEADGAATSAMRDVFDTVPMKGTVVIGEGEMDEAPMLYIGEKLGTGYGPRVDVAVDPLEGTNIVASGGWNALAVLAVADHGNLLNAPDMYMDKIAVGPEAVGLIDINASVLDNLKAVAKAKNKDIEDIVATVLNRPRHEHIIAQLREAGARIKLINDGDVAGAINTAFDHTGVDILFGSGGAPEGVLAAVALKCLGGEIQGKLIPQNDEELERCIRMGLDVNKILLMDDLVKGDDAIFAATGVTDGELLRGVQFKGSTGTTHSIVMRAKSGTVRFIDGRHSLKKKPNLVIR is encoded by the coding sequence ATGGAAAGAAGTTTGTCGATGGAATTGGTGCGTGTCACAGAAGGCGCTGCACTTGCTTCCGCACGTTGGATGGGTCGAGGATTAAAGGACGAGGCTGATGGTGCTGCCACTTCCGCAATGCGTGATGTATTCGATACGGTCCCAATGAAAGGTACAGTAGTGATAGGTGAAGGGGAAATGGACGAAGCACCTATGCTCTATATCGGTGAAAAATTAGGGACTGGCTATGGACCACGCGTTGATGTAGCAGTTGACCCACTTGAAGGGACAAACATTGTTGCATCTGGAGGTTGGAATGCGTTAGCTGTACTAGCGGTTGCAGACCACGGTAATCTATTAAACGCACCGGACATGTATATGGATAAAATCGCAGTAGGACCAGAGGCAGTGGGTCTTATTGATATTAATGCTTCGGTTTTAGATAATTTAAAAGCTGTTGCGAAAGCGAAGAATAAAGATATTGAAGATATCGTAGCGACTGTTCTAAATCGTCCACGTCATGAACACATTATTGCTCAATTGCGAGAAGCAGGAGCACGCATTAAGTTAATTAACGATGGAGACGTAGCTGGAGCAATTAATACAGCATTTGATCATACAGGTGTTGATATTTTATTTGGTTCAGGTGGAGCACCTGAAGGTGTTTTAGCGGCAGTAGCTCTTAAATGTTTAGGCGGAGAAATTCAAGGTAAGCTAATTCCACAAAACGATGAAGAATTAGAGCGCTGTATAAGAATGGGACTTGATGTAAACAAAATCCTTCTTATGGACGACCTTGTAAAAGGCGATGACGCCATCTTCGCAGCAACAGGAGTAACAGACGGAGAACTACTACGAGGCGTACAATTCAAAGGCTCTACAGGTACAACTCATTCCATAGTTATGAGAGCAAAATCAGGCACCGTACGATTCATCGACGGACGCCACAGCCTAAAGAAAAAACCAAACCTAGTTATACGCTAG
- a CDS encoding UDP-N-acetylglucosamine 1-carboxyvinyltransferase yields the protein MEKLKIAGGYPLNGTVRISGAKNSAVALIPATILAESPVKIEGLPDISDVQMLSSLLEEIGGSVTLNENEIIVDPTNIVSMPLPNGKVKKLRASYYLMGAMLGRFKKAVIGLPGGCHLGPRPIDQHIKGFEALGAKVTNEQGAIYLRADELKGARIYLDVVSVGATINIMLAAVRAKGRTIIENAAKEPEIIDVATLLSSMGAKIKGAGTDVIRIDGVDELRGCQHTIIPDRIEAGTYMIIGAAMGERVVIDNVIPLHLESLIAKFREMGVQVETKDDQVIVSGATDLKAVDIKTLVYPGFATDLQQPFTSLLTKATGTGVVTDTIYGARFKHIDELRRMNAQIKVEGSSAIVSGPVKLQGAKVKASDLRAGAALVVAGLMAEGVTEVTGLDHIDRGYSNLVEKLTGLGATIWREKMSEEEIEQLQNS from the coding sequence ATGGAAAAATTAAAAATCGCAGGCGGTTATCCTTTAAATGGAACTGTAAGAATCAGTGGTGCTAAAAATAGTGCTGTTGCTTTAATCCCAGCAACAATACTGGCTGAATCTCCAGTCAAAATTGAGGGCTTACCTGACATATCAGACGTTCAAATGCTAAGTAGTTTGCTTGAGGAAATTGGCGGTAGTGTTACGTTAAACGAAAACGAAATTATCGTTGATCCTACAAACATCGTTTCAATGCCATTACCTAATGGAAAAGTAAAAAAATTAAGAGCTTCCTACTATTTAATGGGGGCGATGTTAGGACGCTTTAAAAAAGCAGTGATTGGACTTCCTGGTGGATGTCACTTAGGACCACGTCCGATTGACCAACATATAAAAGGCTTTGAGGCTCTTGGTGCAAAAGTAACAAATGAGCAAGGGGCTATTTACTTACGTGCTGATGAGTTAAAAGGTGCAAGGATTTATCTAGACGTTGTAAGTGTTGGTGCAACAATCAATATTATGTTAGCAGCTGTACGAGCAAAGGGTCGGACAATCATAGAAAATGCTGCAAAAGAACCAGAGATCATTGATGTTGCTACATTATTATCAAGTATGGGAGCTAAAATTAAAGGTGCAGGAACAGATGTTATTCGAATTGATGGAGTTGATGAGTTAAGAGGGTGTCAACACACAATTATTCCTGATCGAATTGAAGCAGGTACTTACATGATAATCGGCGCAGCAATGGGAGAAAGAGTCGTCATTGATAACGTTATTCCTCTACATCTTGAATCTCTAATCGCAAAGTTTAGAGAAATGGGTGTTCAGGTTGAGACAAAAGATGACCAAGTTATCGTAAGTGGCGCAACAGATTTAAAAGCTGTTGATATAAAAACCCTAGTATATCCAGGATTCGCAACTGATTTACAGCAACCCTTTACATCCCTTCTTACAAAGGCAACAGGAACGGGTGTTGTTACGGATACAATCTATGGAGCTCGTTTTAAACACATCGATGAGCTACGTAGAATGAATGCCCAAATCAAAGTAGAAGGCAGTTCTGCAATTGTAAGTGGTCCCGTTAAGTTACAGGGAGCAAAGGTCAAGGCTAGTGACCTACGTGCAGGTGCAGCTCTAGTGGTGGCTGGTTTAATGGCTGAAGGTGTTACAGAAGTAACAGGATTAGATCATATAGACCGTGGTTATAGCAATCTTGTTGAGAAATTGACAGGTTTAGGTGCGACTATTTGGCGTGAAAAAATGTCAGAAGAAGAAATAGAGCAGCTACAAAATTCATAA
- the fsa gene encoding fructose-6-phosphate aldolase, with protein sequence MKFFIDTANLHEIKEAHALGVLSGVTTNPSLVAKENITFEDRLKEITEVVSGSVSAEVIATDWEGMISEGEELAKIAPNITIKVPMTPDGLKAVKVFKEKGIKTNVTLIFTANQALLAARAGASYVSPFLGRLDDIGHNGLDLISTISEIFTVHGIDSEIIAASIRHPLHITEAALRGAHIATVPYKVILQLFNHPLTDQGIEKFLEDWNNRNK encoded by the coding sequence ATGAAATTTTTTATCGATACTGCCAATTTACATGAAATTAAAGAAGCACATGCGTTAGGCGTTCTTTCAGGAGTAACAACCAATCCAAGTTTAGTAGCAAAAGAAAACATCACATTTGAAGATCGCCTAAAGGAAATTACAGAGGTCGTATCAGGTTCAGTTAGTGCAGAAGTGATTGCAACAGACTGGGAAGGCATGATTTCTGAAGGAGAAGAACTTGCAAAAATCGCTCCGAACATTACGATAAAAGTCCCAATGACTCCAGACGGATTAAAAGCAGTGAAAGTATTTAAGGAAAAAGGAATTAAGACAAATGTAACCCTCATTTTCACTGCAAACCAAGCATTACTAGCTGCTCGTGCAGGTGCATCATACGTTTCACCATTCCTAGGAAGATTAGACGACATCGGCCACAATGGCTTAGACTTAATCTCAACAATCTCAGAAATCTTTACTGTACACGGAATCGACTCTGAAATTATAGCTGCATCCATCAGACACCCACTACATATCACAGAAGCAGCACTAAGAGGCGCACATATCGCAACAGTACCATACAAAGTAATCCTACAACTATTCAACCATCCACTAACAGACCAAGGAATCGAAAAATTCCTAGAAGACTGGAACAATCGTAATAAATAA
- a CDS encoding fructose-bisphosphate aldolase: MPLVSMTEMLNKAKAEGYAVGQFNLNNLEFTQAILQAAQEENSPVICGVSEGAARYMGGFKTVVAIVKALMEDYKVTVPVAIHLDHGSSFEKCAEAIHAGFTSVMIDGSHHPLEENIAITKKVVELAHIHGVSVEAELGRIGGQEDDLIVDEAEAAYAIPSECDQLVRETGVDCFAPALGSVHGPYKGEPNLGFDRMKEVMDLTGIPLVLHGGTGIPTKDIQKAISLGTAKINVNTESQISSAKVVREVLAEKPNEYDPRKYLGPARDAIKETVKGKMREFGSSQKA, from the coding sequence ATGCCTTTAGTTTCAATGACAGAAATGCTTAATAAAGCAAAAGCAGAAGGATATGCAGTTGGTCAATTCAATCTTAATAACTTAGAATTTACTCAAGCCATTTTACAAGCAGCACAAGAGGAAAACTCACCAGTTATTTGTGGTGTATCTGAAGGGGCAGCCCGTTATATGGGTGGTTTCAAAACAGTTGTTGCTATAGTTAAAGCGCTTATGGAGGATTATAAAGTAACAGTTCCAGTTGCAATCCACCTAGACCATGGTTCAAGTTTTGAGAAATGTGCGGAGGCCATTCATGCTGGATTTACTTCAGTAATGATTGACGGGTCTCACCATCCACTAGAAGAAAATATCGCAATTACTAAAAAAGTAGTTGAACTAGCACATATTCACGGTGTATCTGTAGAAGCAGAACTTGGTCGTATTGGTGGCCAAGAAGATGATTTAATCGTTGACGAAGCGGAAGCAGCATATGCAATTCCATCTGAGTGTGATCAATTAGTTCGTGAAACAGGTGTAGATTGCTTTGCACCAGCATTAGGTTCAGTACATGGTCCTTATAAAGGTGAACCGAACTTAGGATTTGATCGCATGAAGGAAGTTATGGATTTAACAGGTATTCCTCTTGTATTACATGGAGGAACAGGTATTCCAACAAAAGACATTCAAAAAGCAATTTCATTAGGTACTGCTAAAATTAACGTAAATACAGAAAGTCAAATTTCGTCTGCAAAAGTAGTTCGTGAAGTACTAGCTGAAAAACCAAATGAATATGATCCACGTAAATACTTAGGTCCAGCAAGAGATGCAATTAAAGAAACAGTAAAAGGCAAAATGCGCGAATTTGGTTCTTCTCAAAAAGCATAA
- a CDS encoding response regulator — protein MTEKILIVDDQYGIRILLNEVFQKEGYTTFQAANGYQAIDIVEKHSPDLVLLDMKIPGMDGIEILKRLKAINQEIRVIIMTAYGELDMIQESKDLGAITHFAKPFDIDEIRAAVKKHVKVGS, from the coding sequence ATGACGGAGAAAATTTTAATTGTGGACGATCAGTATGGAATTCGTATCTTACTAAATGAAGTATTTCAGAAAGAAGGATATACAACGTTTCAAGCGGCTAATGGGTATCAGGCTATTGATATTGTAGAGAAACATTCTCCTGATCTTGTATTACTTGATATGAAAATCCCAGGTATGGATGGAATTGAAATCCTTAAGCGATTAAAAGCGATTAATCAAGAAATCCGAGTAATTATTATGACTGCCTATGGAGAGCTGGATATGATTCAAGAATCGAAAGATTTAGGAGCGATTACCCATTTCGCAAAACCTTTCGACATTGACGAAATTCGTGCGGCTGTTAAAAAGCATGTTAAGGTTGGATCATAA
- a CDS encoding DUF2529 domain-containing protein codes for MIKIFTTQLQGLFTKIQEKEQMAIEDGARLLAQAAIGEGTIYIHGFAEMEAVTLEATIGQEPMISAARLIDDTKQIAEVSPVDRVLLVSRFSTDEDAIKLAQELSSKGIEIVAISALVPNSEGPSLDKIVDIHIDSKLIKPLIPDEDGTRFGFPSIITALYAYYGLSFSIKEMVEEYLEEEE; via the coding sequence ATGATAAAAATTTTTACAACACAGCTTCAAGGATTATTTACAAAAATACAAGAGAAAGAACAAATGGCTATTGAGGATGGCGCAAGACTATTAGCACAAGCTGCTATTGGGGAAGGTACCATTTATATACATGGTTTTGCTGAAATGGAGGCTGTTACACTCGAAGCCACAATCGGACAGGAGCCAATGATTTCTGCAGCACGGCTTATAGACGATACGAAACAGATTGCTGAAGTTAGTCCCGTTGATCGGGTTCTTCTTGTTTCCCGTTTTTCAACAGATGAGGATGCAATTAAGTTGGCTCAAGAGCTTTCGAGTAAGGGAATTGAAATTGTTGCAATATCAGCTCTTGTACCGAATAGTGAAGGTCCATCTCTAGATAAGATTGTAGACATTCATATTGATTCAAAATTAATTAAACCTCTCATTCCAGATGAAGATGGCACTCGTTTTGGCTTTCCTTCAATTATTACAGCACTATATGCTTACTATGGGCTGTCTTTTTCTATCAAAGAGATGGTTGAAGAATATTTAGAGGAAGAAGAATAA
- a CDS encoding CTP synthase: protein MTKYIFVTGGVVSSLGKGIVAASLGRLLKNRGLSVTIQKFDPYINVDPGTMSPYQHGEVFVTDDGAETDLDLGHYERFIDINLTKYNNVTTGKIYSTVLKKERRGDYLGGTVQVIPHITNEIKERVYRAGRETNADVVITEIGGTVGDIESLPYLEAIRQIKSDIGRENVMYIHCTLIPYIKAAGEMKTKPTQHSVKELRSLGIQPNVIVVRTEMPITQDMKDKIALFCDIDKKAVIESRDAETLYSIPLALQDQHLDQITCEHLKLTCQEADMTEWKELVDKVTNLSKKTRIALVGKYVELQDAYISVVEAMRHAGYAFDADISIKWINSEEISYENAGELLSDVDGILVPGGFGDRGIEGKIATMTYARENKIPLLGICLGMQLASVEFARNVLGLKDAHSAEINPETTNPIIDLLPEQKDIEDLGGTLRLGLFPCKLEEGTKAFEAYQDEVVYERHRHRYEFNNYYRQAMEAKGFIFSGTSPDGRLVEIIELKDHPWFVASQFHPEFKSRPTRPQPLFREFIRASLVNAEQL from the coding sequence ATGACAAAGTATATTTTTGTAACAGGCGGTGTAGTATCGTCTTTAGGTAAAGGAATTGTAGCAGCTTCACTAGGTCGTTTACTAAAAAATAGAGGATTAAGTGTGACGATTCAAAAGTTTGACCCATACATTAACGTAGACCCAGGGACAATGAGTCCATACCAACATGGTGAAGTTTTCGTAACAGATGATGGTGCTGAAACGGATCTAGACTTAGGACACTATGAGCGTTTTATTGATATTAATTTAACAAAATATAACAATGTAACAACTGGTAAAATTTACTCGACAGTTTTAAAGAAAGAACGTCGCGGAGATTACTTAGGTGGAACAGTTCAGGTAATTCCACATATCACAAATGAAATTAAAGAACGTGTATACAGAGCAGGTCGTGAGACAAATGCAGATGTTGTTATTACGGAAATTGGTGGTACAGTTGGTGATATCGAATCATTACCTTATTTAGAAGCGATTCGCCAAATTAAAAGTGATATTGGCCGTGAAAATGTTATGTATATTCACTGTACACTTATACCTTATATTAAAGCTGCTGGAGAAATGAAAACAAAGCCAACACAGCATAGTGTTAAAGAATTACGTAGTTTAGGTATCCAGCCAAATGTAATTGTTGTTCGTACAGAAATGCCAATTACCCAAGATATGAAAGATAAAATTGCGTTATTCTGTGACATTGATAAAAAAGCAGTAATTGAGTCTCGTGATGCAGAAACCCTTTATAGCATTCCCCTTGCATTACAAGATCAACATCTGGATCAAATCACGTGTGAACACTTAAAGTTAACATGCCAAGAAGCAGATATGACTGAATGGAAAGAGCTTGTTGATAAAGTAACGAATCTTTCTAAGAAAACAAGAATTGCGCTTGTTGGGAAATATGTTGAATTACAGGATGCTTATATTTCTGTAGTTGAAGCAATGCGTCATGCAGGCTATGCATTTGATGCAGACATCTCAATTAAGTGGATTAATTCAGAAGAAATTTCTTATGAGAATGCTGGAGAATTACTCTCTGATGTAGACGGAATTCTAGTTCCTGGTGGATTTGGAGACCGTGGAATAGAAGGTAAAATTGCAACAATGACATATGCTCGTGAGAATAAGATTCCTTTACTAGGAATTTGTTTAGGGATGCAATTAGCATCTGTAGAATTTGCACGTAATGTTCTTGGATTAAAAGATGCGCACTCTGCAGAAATCAATCCAGAGACGACAAACCCAATAATAGACCTTTTACCTGAGCAAAAGGATATTGAAGATCTAGGTGGAACACTTCGTCTTGGATTATTCCCTTGTAAACTTGAAGAGGGTACAAAAGCATTTGAGGCATATCAAGATGAAGTGGTATATGAACGTCACCGCCATCGCTATGAGTTTAACAACTATTATCGTCAAGCAATGGAAGCAAAAGGATTTATTTTCTCTGGTACAAGCCCAGATGGTCGACTTGTTGAAATCATTGAGCTTAAAGACCACCCTTGGTTTGTAGCATCACAATTCCACCCAGAGTTCAAATCACGTCCAACAAGACCACAGCCGTTATTCCGTGAATTTATTCGAGCTTCACTTGTGAACGCAGAGCAACTTTAA
- the rpoE gene encoding DNA-directed RNA polymerase subunit delta yields the protein MSLDQYSPEELKEMSMLEAALEIFHSRKEAIAFNDLVAEIKKVLNKSDEEIQSRISQFYTDLNFDGRFLSLGENRWGLRSWYPYEQVDEEVHVVAKPKKKKGKKKDDDEDLDLVDFDELDEEDLEFDDIDDFDDDSDDDDDTDDDDDYEVDDEDDLDDDDDDDDEDLIDDDLDELDGDLDDDLDDDEDLDEEDEDLSLDDLEDEEDDDK from the coding sequence ATGAGTTTAGACCAATACTCACCAGAGGAACTTAAAGAAATGTCTATGCTTGAAGCGGCATTAGAAATTTTCCATAGCCGCAAAGAAGCAATTGCATTCAATGATTTAGTAGCTGAAATCAAAAAAGTGCTAAATAAATCAGATGAGGAAATTCAATCAAGAATTTCACAATTTTATACAGACTTAAATTTCGATGGTCGTTTCCTTAGCCTTGGAGAAAATCGTTGGGGCTTAAGAAGCTGGTATCCATATGAACAAGTTGATGAAGAGGTTCACGTTGTAGCTAAGCCTAAGAAGAAAAAAGGTAAGAAGAAAGATGACGATGAAGATTTAGACTTAGTAGACTTCGATGAGCTTGATGAAGAAGACTTAGAGTTTGATGACATCGATGACTTCGACGATGATTCTGATGACGATGATGATACAGACGATGATGATGATTACGAAGTAGATGATGAGGATGATCTAGATGATGATGATGATGACGACGATGAAGATCTGATTGATGATGATCTAGATGAGCTTGATGGCGATCTTGACGACGACTTAGACGATGACGAAGATTTAGATGAGGAAGATGAAGATCTTAGTCTAGATGACTTGGAAGACGAAGAAGACGACGATAAGTAA